The Pseudomonadota bacterium genome includes the window ACCTCATAACGGACGACGCCCGCGTATTCTACGGCGACAGCTTCCACTTCGGTTATTTCAGGCGCGGCGACGAGAGCTTCCAGGAGGCCCTGGACAACCACACCGACGTCGTTGCCGAGATGGCGCAGCTCGACTCCGCCCGAGAGGTGCTGGACGTCGGCTGCGGCATCTGCGCCCCGGCGATCCGCGTAGCTGGCAGGCACGG containing:
- a CDS encoding class I SAM-dependent methyltransferase, whose protein sequence is MLGKKRILAASGGFLTETYRVSGVKGCLRKLAAAVKMQLPVMALGRRTNSSVGAYFDLITDDARVFYGDSFHFGYFRRGDESFQEALDNHTDVVAEMAQLDSAREVLDVGCGICAPAIRVAGRHG